From the Rhodothalassiaceae bacterium genome, one window contains:
- a CDS encoding peptidoglycan glycosyltransferase encodes MMKGELARFQIFSRRALLLGAAEGALALLLAGRLGQLAIIDGERYRLRSERNRIALRPLPPPRGLILDRAGRTLAGNRLNYQARIIPEETDGLEEMLLRLVELLELDAADLAAVRRRLRRRNPRERGVIVKENLSWEQFARLNVALPGLKGVEATAGLAREYPMEGAGVHVIGYVAAPAKDELDGDPVLQLPDMRVGKSGIEKTFEPVLRGRAGVVKIEIDAHGRLVRELEREAGTPGAPVQLTIDRALQEWVTDRLGEESAAVVVLDLADGGVLAYVSNPGFDPNLFVRGISRENWNALLKDPRRPLLDKCGGGAYPPGSTVKPIVALAALHHGIVRPDEKVVCRGKYRFGDNVWHCWRHEGHGPVDVVDAIARSCDVFFYEMAQRLGIERIAAALRDFGLGRAHPLGIGDQKAGLVPDPDWAYGATGRHWQGGETLNVGIGQGALLATPLQMAVAAARLATRRLDFTPRLVHGVGGVPVPMDAEDVPSGELAAAREEHWELVEKGLRAAVAPGGTAPHAQIPRRLGRLAGKTGTAQVRRISDEDRESDRSESDRPWHERHHAWFIAHAPARGARYAVAVLIEHGGGGAAAAAPVARDILRHILENPPARPDGAGASRPVAGPARMRRRGEPA; translated from the coding sequence ATGATGAAAGGCGAGCTCGCACGCTTCCAGATCTTCTCCCGCCGGGCCCTGCTTCTGGGCGCGGCGGAGGGAGCGCTGGCGCTGCTGCTCGCCGGCCGTCTCGGTCAGCTCGCGATCATCGACGGCGAGCGCTATCGCCTGCGCTCCGAGCGCAACCGCATCGCGTTGCGGCCGCTGCCGCCGCCGCGGGGGCTGATCCTGGACCGGGCGGGGCGGACGCTCGCCGGCAACCGTCTGAACTACCAGGCGCGCATCATCCCGGAGGAGACCGACGGGCTCGAAGAGATGCTGCTCAGGCTGGTCGAGCTGCTCGAGCTCGATGCGGCGGATCTTGCGGCCGTGCGGCGGCGGCTGCGCCGCCGTAACCCCCGCGAGCGCGGCGTCATCGTCAAGGAGAATCTGAGCTGGGAGCAGTTCGCCCGCCTCAATGTCGCGCTGCCGGGGCTCAAGGGCGTGGAGGCGACCGCCGGGCTCGCCCGCGAATATCCGATGGAGGGGGCGGGCGTGCATGTCATAGGTTATGTCGCGGCGCCCGCCAAGGACGAGCTGGACGGTGATCCCGTGCTCCAGCTGCCGGACATGCGCGTCGGCAAGAGCGGGATCGAGAAGACCTTCGAGCCGGTCCTGCGCGGCCGCGCCGGGGTCGTGAAGATCGAGATCGACGCCCACGGCCGCCTCGTGCGCGAGCTGGAGCGCGAGGCCGGCACGCCCGGCGCACCCGTGCAGCTGACCATCGATCGTGCGCTCCAGGAGTGGGTGACGGACCGGCTCGGCGAGGAATCGGCCGCGGTGGTGGTGCTCGATCTCGCCGACGGCGGGGTGCTCGCCTATGTCTCGAACCCCGGCTTCGATCCGAACCTCTTCGTGCGCGGCATCAGCCGGGAAAACTGGAACGCGCTGCTGAAGGACCCGCGCCGGCCACTGCTCGACAAATGCGGGGGCGGCGCCTATCCGCCGGGATCGACCGTCAAGCCGATCGTCGCCCTGGCCGCCCTGCACCACGGGATCGTGCGTCCGGACGAGAAGGTCGTCTGCCGCGGCAAGTATCGCTTCGGCGACAATGTCTGGCACTGCTGGCGGCATGAGGGGCACGGACCGGTCGATGTCGTCGATGCGATCGCACGCTCCTGCGACGTCTTCTTCTACGAGATGGCCCAGCGCCTCGGGATCGAGCGGATTGCGGCGGCGCTGAGAGATTTCGGGCTGGGGCGCGCGCATCCTCTCGGCATCGGCGACCAGAAGGCGGGACTCGTTCCCGATCCGGACTGGGCCTACGGGGCGACCGGACGGCACTGGCAGGGAGGAGAGACGCTCAACGTCGGCATCGGCCAGGGCGCGCTGCTCGCCACACCCTTGCAGATGGCGGTGGCGGCGGCCCGCCTGGCCACCCGCCGGCTCGATTTCACGCCCCGGCTGGTCCACGGGGTGGGCGGCGTGCCGGTGCCCATGGATGCCGAGGACGTGCCTTCAGGAGAACTTGCGGCTGCGCGCGAGGAGCACTGGGAGCTGGTGGAAAAGGGGCTGCGTGCGGCCGTCGCGCCGGGCGGCACCGCGCCGCATGCCCAGATCCCGCGCCGGCTCGGGCGGCTGGCCGGCAAGACGGGCACCGCCCAGGTGCGCCGGATCAGTGACGAGGACCGCGAGAGCGACCGCTCCGAGAGCGACCGGCCCTGGCATGAGCGCCATCACGCCTGGTTCATCGCCCACGCTCCCGCACGCGGGGCGCGCTATGCGGTGGCCGTTCTCATCGAGCACGGCGGCGGCGGAGCCGCGGCCGCGGCGCCGGTGGCGCGCGACATCCTGCGGCACATTCTGGAAAACCCGCCCGCGCGCCCGGATGGCGCCGGAGCCTCCCGCCCCGTGGCGGGGCCGGCGCGCATGAGGCGGCGCGGGGAGCCGGCCTGA
- a CDS encoding amidase, whose translation MSGRIEKRADTGAVARRHRKARDDGGLSRRALLRAGAAAGIAAPLVPGLLARAQEAAEAPKPGAAEIMACSRVIDLPLTEHETEQLARTIEENLGAIRALRALNLENDVAPATIFRPLPNGEAPPAVKPGVRGIRADTRRKPGGEEDVAFAPLADLGHWIRTKQISSRELTRLYLDRIARYDPLLLAFITVTEDLAIQEAAARDEETAKGRIRGPLHGIPYGLKDLVDTAGIRTTWGAMPYKDRVPAQDAAIVEKLRAAGAVLLGKTTDGAIAYGDIWFGGRTRNPWNPLEGSSGSSAGSASATAAGLVAFSIGTETLGSIVSPSNRCGTVGLRPTFGRVSRHGAMALCWSLDKIGPICRHVADTALVLAAINGFDPRDAASVAADFGWNAGEKRSLRIAHDEAWFKDAADADKAALAALKAMPGVTLETVSLPDWPYAGLFSVVEIEAAAAFQELTLSGRDDLMVWQDDNAWPNTWRKAHFFPAVDFVNAQRFRRRVMEMMWEKLDRAGIDALISPNYAGNLLVITNFTGHPCLTIPAGFIETPTRTGFGNQADEQAPRFRVPRNVTLWGPLFREDRLLAIGARLEQALGLAPQLRPPLERWMAEYDGRAPEMSKPEPQPA comes from the coding sequence ATGAGCGGCAGAATCGAGAAACGTGCCGACACTGGTGCCGTCGCAAGGCGGCACCGAAAAGCACGCGACGATGGAGGCCTGTCCCGCCGGGCGCTGCTGCGGGCGGGGGCCGCTGCGGGAATTGCGGCACCGCTGGTGCCGGGGCTGCTGGCCAGGGCGCAGGAGGCGGCGGAGGCACCGAAACCAGGGGCGGCCGAGATCATGGCCTGCTCCCGGGTCATCGATCTTCCGCTCACCGAGCATGAGACCGAGCAGCTTGCGCGGACCATCGAGGAGAACCTCGGCGCGATCCGCGCCCTGCGGGCGCTTAACTTGGAGAACGACGTCGCACCCGCCACCATCTTCCGGCCGCTGCCGAACGGTGAGGCTCCGCCGGCCGTGAAACCGGGCGTGCGCGGCATCAGGGCCGACACGCGCCGCAAGCCGGGCGGCGAGGAGGATGTCGCCTTCGCCCCGCTCGCCGATCTCGGCCACTGGATCCGCACGAAACAGATCTCCTCGCGCGAGCTCACCCGGCTCTATCTCGACCGCATCGCCCGCTACGATCCGCTGCTGCTCGCCTTCATCACCGTGACCGAGGATCTGGCGATCCAGGAGGCGGCCGCACGCGACGAGGAGACGGCGAAGGGCCGCATCCGCGGGCCGCTGCACGGCATCCCCTACGGGCTCAAGGATCTCGTGGATACGGCCGGGATCCGCACGACCTGGGGCGCCATGCCCTACAAGGACCGCGTACCGGCACAGGACGCAGCAATCGTGGAGAAGCTGCGCGCGGCGGGCGCCGTGCTCCTAGGCAAGACGACGGACGGCGCCATCGCCTACGGCGACATCTGGTTCGGCGGCCGGACCCGCAATCCCTGGAACCCGCTCGAAGGCTCGAGCGGGTCATCGGCCGGCTCCGCGAGCGCCACCGCCGCCGGGCTCGTCGCCTTTTCCATCGGCACGGAGACCCTGGGCTCCATCGTCTCGCCGTCCAATCGCTGCGGCACCGTGGGCCTCAGGCCCACCTTCGGGCGGGTGTCGCGCCACGGCGCGATGGCGCTGTGCTGGTCGCTCGACAAGATCGGTCCGATCTGCCGCCATGTCGCGGACACGGCGCTGGTGCTCGCGGCCATCAACGGCTTCGATCCGCGCGACGCCGCCTCCGTCGCGGCCGACTTCGGCTGGAACGCGGGCGAGAAGCGGAGCCTGCGCATCGCCCATGACGAGGCCTGGTTCAAGGATGCGGCGGACGCGGACAAGGCCGCACTCGCCGCCCTGAAGGCCATGCCGGGCGTCACTCTGGAAACCGTCTCGCTGCCGGACTGGCCCTATGCGGGGCTCTTTTCCGTCGTCGAGATCGAGGCGGCGGCGGCCTTCCAGGAGCTGACGCTTTCCGGCCGCGACGATCTCATGGTCTGGCAGGACGACAACGCATGGCCCAACACCTGGCGCAAGGCTCATTTCTTCCCGGCCGTGGACTTCGTGAACGCCCAGCGCTTCCGCCGGCGAGTGATGGAGATGATGTGGGAGAAGCTGGACCGCGCCGGCATCGACGCGCTGATCAGCCCGAACTACGCCGGCAATCTGCTCGTGATCACGAATTTCACCGGCCATCCCTGCCTCACCATCCCGGCCGGATTCATCGAAACGCCCACGCGCACCGGCTTCGGCAACCAGGCGGACGAACAGGCGCCGCGCTTCCGCGTGCCGCGCAACGTCACGCTTTGGGGACCGCTGTTCCGGGAGGATCGGCTGCTCGCGATCGGCGCCCGTCTCGAGCAGGCGCTCGGACTCGCGCCGCAGCTGCGCCCGCCGCTCGAGCGCTGGATGGCGGAATACGATGGCAGGGCTCCCGAGATGTCCAAACCGGAGCCGCAGCCCGCGTGA
- the rodA gene encoding rod shape-determining protein RodA → MRATHSLFAPRELRLAWWQRPFRVSLLPLVAWLILGGIGTAALYSVSEASWEPYALRHLVRLGAATALLFAVVSVDLRRWLALAYPAYAAVLLLLVAVEFIGVVGKGGQRWLDLGVMHIQPSELMKVTLVLALARYFHARHVWTTQQLLTLVPPALMTLAPAALVASQPDLGTAAILVMIGVVVIFLAGARRLVFIVGFAAFLVALPVIWTNLHDYQRERVETFLDPERDPLGAGYQIIQSKIALGSAGVWGKGWLKGTQSHLKFLPEMKTDFILAAFAEEFGLMGALVVLGLYGIIIGFGLTVGLACRNHFGRLLAAGLGFAVFTYVFINVGMVTGLLPVVGVPLPLLSYGGSAMFTLAIALGLMLVVGIERERVIPRLAT, encoded by the coding sequence ATGCGCGCCACCCACTCCCTCTTTGCGCCGCGCGAGCTGCGGCTCGCCTGGTGGCAGCGGCCGTTCCGCGTCTCGCTGCTGCCGCTCGTCGCCTGGCTCATCCTCGGCGGCATCGGGACTGCGGCGCTCTACTCCGTCTCGGAGGCGAGCTGGGAGCCCTATGCGCTGCGGCATCTCGTCCGGCTGGGCGCCGCGACGGCGCTGCTGTTCGCGGTCGTGAGCGTGGATCTGAGACGGTGGTTGGCCTTGGCCTATCCCGCCTATGCGGCGGTGCTGCTGCTGCTCGTCGCGGTCGAGTTCATCGGCGTCGTCGGCAAGGGCGGCCAGCGCTGGCTAGACCTCGGCGTCATGCATATCCAGCCGAGCGAGCTGATGAAGGTCACCCTCGTGCTCGCGCTCGCCCGCTATTTCCATGCGCGGCATGTGTGGACGACGCAGCAGCTTCTCACGCTCGTGCCGCCCGCGCTCATGACGCTCGCGCCGGCTGCGCTGGTGGCGAGCCAGCCGGATCTCGGCACCGCCGCGATTCTCGTGATGATCGGGGTCGTGGTGATCTTTCTCGCCGGCGCGCGGCGGCTCGTCTTCATCGTGGGATTCGCCGCCTTTCTGGTGGCGCTGCCCGTCATCTGGACGAATCTCCACGACTATCAGCGCGAGCGGGTGGAGACCTTCCTCGATCCCGAACGCGACCCGCTGGGCGCGGGTTACCAGATCATCCAGTCCAAGATCGCGCTGGGCTCGGCGGGCGTGTGGGGAAAGGGCTGGCTGAAGGGGACCCAGTCGCATCTCAAGTTTCTGCCCGAGATGAAGACGGATTTCATCCTCGCCGCCTTCGCGGAGGAGTTCGGGCTGATGGGGGCGCTGGTCGTGCTGGGCCTCTATGGAATCATCATCGGCTTCGGGCTCACCGTCGGTCTTGCCTGCCGCAACCATTTCGGGCGGCTGCTCGCGGCCGGGCTGGGGTTTGCCGTCTTCACCTACGTGTTCATCAACGTCGGCATGGTGACGGGGCTGCTGCCCGTCGTCGGCGTGCCGCTGCCGCTGCTCTCCTATGGAGGTTCGGCCATGTTCACGCTCGCGATCGCCCTCGGCCTGATGCTCGTCGTCGGCATCGAGCGCGAGCGCGTGATCCCCCGGCTCGCAACCTGA
- a CDS encoding monooxygenase has translation MTAVDSESRFLVIGAGPVGLAMAKALKTHAIPYEQVDADSGVGGNWRHGVYEGVHIISSRRTTEFPDYPMPAGTPDFPSRAQMLAYLEDYARHFGLLENIRFNTRVVWVRALGAAGYEVTFADGASRRYKGVLVANGHHWSRRMPDIPGRFAGELIHSKDYRHPDQLRGRRVLVIGGGNSACDIVSEAARSAVEAHLSLRRGYWFMPKTFFGVPTAELIHPLMPVPLQKILLKALIRIAVGDYRRYGLPRPDHDLFEHHPTISTEILHYLKHGRITPHPDIARFEGSRVVFVDGSAIEADLVIAATGYHVDFPFLPPEMAPVEGPVVKAYGGLVVPGFRHLYLIGWSQPRYGFGPLLVPASELVARLIRLQDEIAHPLGDVLKAMGVKPPETHLADPHRQIRQMRRAMRRLPLVRWFARHRMKEPARLKETAPHPGPDWVLARAQMPVY, from the coding sequence ATGACGGCGGTCGACAGCGAAAGCAGGTTTCTCGTCATCGGCGCGGGACCCGTGGGCCTCGCGATGGCGAAGGCGCTGAAGACCCACGCCATCCCCTACGAGCAGGTGGATGCGGACTCGGGGGTCGGCGGCAATTGGCGCCACGGTGTCTATGAGGGCGTGCACATCATCTCCTCGCGCCGCACGACGGAGTTTCCCGACTACCCCATGCCCGCGGGCACGCCGGATTTTCCCTCCCGTGCCCAGATGCTCGCCTATCTCGAGGATTATGCGCGCCACTTCGGTCTCCTGGAGAACATCCGCTTCAACACCCGCGTGGTCTGGGTGCGGGCGCTGGGCGCGGCGGGCTACGAGGTGACCTTCGCGGACGGCGCCAGCCGGCGCTACAAGGGGGTGCTGGTCGCCAACGGCCACCACTGGTCGCGGCGGATGCCCGACATTCCCGGCCGCTTTGCGGGCGAGCTGATCCACTCCAAGGACTACCGGCATCCCGATCAGCTGCGCGGCCGGCGCGTACTGGTCATCGGCGGCGGCAATTCCGCCTGCGACATCGTCTCGGAGGCCGCGCGCAGCGCGGTGGAGGCGCATCTGTCGCTCAGACGCGGCTACTGGTTCATGCCCAAGACCTTCTTCGGCGTGCCCACCGCCGAGCTCATCCACCCTCTGATGCCGGTTCCCCTGCAGAAGATCCTGCTGAAGGCTCTCATCCGCATCGCCGTCGGCGACTACCGCCGCTACGGCCTGCCCCGGCCCGACCACGACCTTTTCGAGCACCACCCCACGATCTCCACCGAGATCCTGCATTACCTGAAGCACGGGCGCATCACGCCCCATCCGGACATCGCGCGGTTCGAGGGCAGCCGGGTGGTCTTCGTCGACGGCAGCGCGATCGAGGCGGATCTCGTCATCGCGGCGACCGGCTATCATGTCGATTTCCCCTTCCTGCCGCCGGAGATGGCGCCGGTCGAAGGTCCGGTCGTGAAGGCCTACGGCGGGCTGGTGGTGCCCGGCTTCCGCCACCTCTACCTCATCGGCTGGAGCCAGCCGCGGTACGGCTTCGGGCCGCTGCTGGTGCCCGCTTCCGAGCTGGTGGCACGCCTGATCCGGCTGCAGGACGAGATCGCCCATCCCCTGGGCGATGTGCTGAAGGCGATGGGGGTGAAGCCGCCCGAGACGCATCTCGCCGATCCCCATCGGCAGATCCGGCAGATGCGTCGCGCGATGCGGCGGCTGCCGCTGGTCCGCTGGTTTGCCCGCCACCGTATGAAAGAGCCGGCCCGGCTGAAGGAGACGGCGCCGCACCCCGGCCCCGACTGGGTTCTCGCCCGCGCGCAGATGCCCGTCTACTGA